The Thermodesulfobacterium sp. TA1 sequence TGCATGAGGAAGGAAAGATAGAAATGGTAAACAAAGTAGAGGTAAAGGATCAAGAGACTTTGGCTAAGGTTTATACCCCAGGGGTTGCTAAGGTTTGTTTATACCTTAAAAACCATCCGGAAGAGGTATATAAATACACGATAAAAGGACACACCGTTGCGGTGGTTACCGATGGGTCTGCGGTTTTAGGTTTGGGCAACATAGGGCCTTTAGCTTCTTTGCCGGTTATGGAAGGTAAGTGCATGCTTTTTAAAGAGTTTGCAGGGTTGGATGCCTTCCCTTTAGCGATAACTACTCAAGAGATAGACCAGTTTGTTGAGGTGGTAAAACATCTATCTTTAGTGTTTGGTGGGATAAATTTAGAGGATATTTCTGCCCCAAGATGTTTTGAAATAGAAAGAAGGTTAAGGGAGGAGCTTGATATCCCTGTTATCCACGATGACCAGCATGGGACGGCTATTGTGGTATTAGCAGGGCTTATCAACGTAGAAAGGTTGTTAAAAAGAAGTTTAAAAGATATGAAGATAGTTATTTCAGGAGCAGGGGCTTCGGCTATAGGTACGGCTAAACTTCTTTTAAAATATGGGGTTAAACACCTTATTTTATGCGATACCGCAGGGGCTATCTATCAAGGAAGAAAAGAAAAGATGAACCCATATAAAGAGGAACTGGCAGCACTTACCAATCCAGAAAAATTGAAAGGATCACTTTCTGAAGTTTTGGTAGGGGCAGATGTTTTCATAGGGCTTTCAGCTCCAAACATCCTTAAACCCGAAGATTTAAAAATTATGGCTAAGGACAGGGTGGTTTTTGCTTTATCTAATCCCGACCCAGAAATAGCCCCAGAACTTGCCTTACCCTTAGTAAGGGTCTTAGCTACAGGGCGTTCAGACTATCCTAACCAAATAAACAATGCCTTAGCTTTCCCCGGTCTTTTTAAAGGATTGTTAGAGGCTAAGGCTAAAAAGGTAGATGAAGAGGTTTTTATTGAAGCAGCCAAGGCTATCGCCTATATCATAAAGGATGACGAACTAAAAGAAGATTATATAATCCCTAGCATTTTTGATAAAAGGGTAGTAAAAGCAGTAGCTAAGGCTGTGGTAGAAAAATTGACAAAATCAGTAAAAAGTTTAAACTAAACTTTATCTTTTGAGATTAAAAAGTTTGAGATAAAAAGGAGGGCTAATGGCTAAAAAAAAGGTTAGTTCTAAAGAAAAATCAGAATTGATAAAAAATTTGGTCTGGAACCCTAAACATGTGTTTGAAGTATTGAAGGAAGAGGAAAAAACTCAGGTTGAGTCTTTAAGCCAAAAATATCTTGAATTTCTTTCTCAAGCAAAAACAGAAAGAGAAACTATAGAAAAGGCTTTAAACCTTTTAGAAAAAGAAGGTTTTTCCGAAAAAGGCAATAAAAAAGGATATGTAGTTTACAAAAATAAACTACTTTTTGCTTGGCATCAAGGTAAAAGAGGAATAACCGAAGGACTTAGGATAGTAGTTAGTCATATAGATACCCCAAGACTTGACCTTAAACTACATCCGCTTTTTGAAGACACCGATTTAGCCTTTTTGAAAACCCATTATTATGGGGGAATTAAAAAATATCATTGGGTAGCTCAACCTTTAAGTTTACATGGAATAGTGGTTAAAAAAGACGGTAGCTTGATAAAAGTGGTGCTGGGTGAAAGGGAGGATGAGCCTGTTTTTACTATCTGTGATCTCCTTCCTCATCTTTCAAGAAAGGTTCAGTCAGAAAAAAAACTTTCTGAGGCTATCTTAGGGGAAAAACTAAACGTTCTTTTTGGTGGCATACCTTTGGAAAAATTAGACGAAGAAAAAGACCTAAAAGAAAGGGTTAAACTAAATTGTTTAAGGATTTTACATCAAACTTATGGGATAAAAGAAGAAGATTTCGTGTCAGCAGAGCTTTATGTAGTTCCTGCCGGTAGGGCAAGGGAGGTAGGTATAGATAGAGCCTTTATAGGAGGATATGGACAAGACGACAGAATATGTGCTTTTACCTCTCTTAAAGCGTTTTTAGAAGTAAAAAATCCAGAATATATTAACATTTTGCTTTTTATGGATAGAGAAGAAATAGGGTCTGAGGGTAATACCTCAGCTAAAAGTAGGGTTTTTGAAAAATTTATCTACGAACTTATTAAAAAACAAGGATTTTCTCCTACTCCTGATGTGTTTTTTGAGGTTATGGCTAATACCCAGGCTATTTCTGCAGACGTAACCGCTGGGATAGACCCTAATTATATAGAGGTGCATGACAAGCTTAATGATGCTAAGATAGGTTATGGTATTGCGGTAAACAGGTATACGGGGCATGGCGGAAAATATATGGCAAATGAGGCTCATGCCGAATTTTTAGCGCAGCTTTTAAAAAATTGGGATGAAGACGGGGTGGTTTACCAAGTAGTTTCTATGGGGAAGGTAGATGAAGGAGGAGGAGGCACGGTAGCTAAGTATTTTGCTTCTTATGGGATGGACGTAGTAGATGCAGGCCCACCTTTGCTTTCTATGCATTCACCGTTTGAAGTGGCACATAAAGCCGACCTTTTTATGTGTTATCGTGCTTATAAAAGTTTCTTTAGACATTAATACTTTTGTGGTAAAAAGGTTGAGTTTATGAAGATTGCAGAAGGAGATTATGTTTTGGTTTTAACCTCAGAGGAAAAAAAATATTTGGTAGAGGTTAAAGAAGGATTTTTTCATACTCATAAAGATTTTTTGGACTTGAAAGATTTAGTAGGCAAGACTTATGGAGAAATAGTTTACGGAAAAAAAGGAGAAAAATTTTATGTGTTAAAGCCTTCGCTTTATGATTTTTTGATGAAAATAGAAAGGGCTACCCAGGTAGTTTATCCTAAGGATATAGGGTATATTTTGTTAAAGCTTAATATAGGTCCAGGAAGTGTGGTTTTGGAATGTGGAGGTGGGTCTGGGGCTTTAACTACTGCCCTTGCTTTTATGGTTGGTCAAGAGGGTAAGGTAATCTCTTATGAAAGAGAACTGAAGTTTCAACAAATTGCTATAAAAAACCTTAAAAGACTTGGACTTTTAGACAGGGTAGTTTTTAAAAATGTAGAAGTGGTTGAGGCCTTTGAAGAGGAAGAAGTAGATGCGGTATTTTTAGACCTAAAAGAACCTTGGTATTTAATTTCTGCTGCATGGAAGGCATTAAAAGGAGGACATTTTTTAGGAATACTTGTGCCTACTGCTAATCAGGTTTCTCAATGTCTTTTAGAAATACAACGTCTTCCCTTTTTAGACATAGAAGTTTCAGAAATCTTGCTTAGAAAATATAAGCCTAATCCCGAAAGATTAAGGCCAGAGGATAGGATGGTAGCCCATACAGGGTATTTAATTTTTGCTAAAAAGGTGGTTGAAAAATAATGCCTGTTTCAGTTTTGGTGCTTAGAAGGGATCTTTTATCTGCAGAGCTTGAAAAAAAACTGGTTGCAAGCCTAAACAAGGCCTTAAAAGAGTTAAAGCTTGTTAAAAAAGAGGTTTCTCTAACCTTAGTGGATAACCAAACCATTTGGGACTTAAACCGTAAATATTTGGGAAGAGACTATCCTACCAACGTCCTTTCTTTTTCGTTTTTTGGTAAGCAGGACTTAAACCACAAGCTTTTAGGAGAGATTATCATTTCTGTAGAGAAGGCTAAAGAAGAGGCTGAGTTTTATGGTTTAAACTTTGAAAACTATTTATTAAGTTTAGCCATCCATGGGTTGCTACATTTACTTGATTACGACCATGAAAAAGGGGTTTTTTCTCCTTGGCTTATGTTAAGAAAAGAGATACAATTGTTTGAAAAAATAGGTTTTTCAGAAGGTAAAGAGGAGGTTTTAAACTTTTTAAAAAGGAGGGAATATATGCCCGCTAAACTTGCGGTAAACGTAGACCATGTGGCTACGGTTAGAGAGGCAAGAAAAGCCCCTTATCCTGACCCTGTACATGCGGCTGTACTGGCTGAGTTAGGTGGGGCTGACGGAATAGTGGTTCATCTAAGATTAGATAGAAGACACATCAAAGAAAGGGATGTAAGATTGATAAAAGAGGTGATTAAAACTAAGCTTATTTTAGAAATGGCTATAGATGAAGGGTTGATAAAGTTTGCTAAAGAGATTAAACCTTTTCAAGTAACCTTGGTGCCAGAAAGAACAGAGGAGATAACTACTGAAGGAGGGATGGTTTTAGAAGGTAGAGTAGATGAAGTAAAAAAGGCAGTAAAAGACCTAAATAAGGCAGGTATCAAGGTAAGTTTATTTTTAAATCCAGAAGAGAAGACTATAAAGCTTGCCAAAAAAACAGGGGCTCAGATTATAGAAATCCATACAGGAATGTATGCCGAAGCAGAGGATGAGGTTAAAAAAGAGGAAGAACTGGCTAAAATTGAAGTGGCTGCGAGGTTAGCTAAAGACCTTGGGTTTGTTGTGCATGCAGGACATGGTTTAAGCTACGAGAACATAGGGCCTGTAGCTGCTATTCCAGAAATAGAGGAGTTTAGTATCGGACATAGCATAGTTTCTAAGGCTATTATGGTAGGAATGAAAGAGGCAGTGAGGGAAATGAAAGAGGTTATTTTAAAGGCTCGGGGATAGAACAGAGGTCTTTTATCGGAAATTGAGAGGTTAAATTTTTAAGGTTTTCTAAGGTTAAGTCTTTAGAACTAAAAAGGATTAAAAATCCTTGAGAAGGGGTTTCTAAAACAGGGATGATTACTACCTTTTTTTCTCCTTTTTCGTAAACTTTTACTTTTATTTCGTTTATTTCTTCATCTTTTAAGTCGTTTTTATCGATTTCTAAAAGATTAAGCACTAAGTCTTGCCAGTTAGGCATTAAATTTTCTCCCCAAAACACCCTAACCTTTAGTTTAACCTTCAGGTTTTTGTAAACCCTCTCTTTGTTGCGAATAGTTCCTAAGAAATTAGTTTTGGTTTCTTTGATTTCAGTAGCTTGGAATCCCGGAAGGTTGATAAAAAATTTCTCATCAGCTTGGTATAAAAGTTTGGGGTCGCAAAAACTTTTTCCTTGAGAATGGTTGGCGAAAACTATGAAAAACAATAGACTTATCAAAGAAATTAAAGTTTTTTTCATTGGTCTTTTCTCTTTACTTTTAGTCTTAAGCCGTCTTTTTCTAAAATTACTACTTTTTCTCCCTTAGGTATGGTCTCCTCTGCATAAGCCTGCCAGATTTCTCCTTCGACAAACACCTTTCCTCCTTGAGGTCCTACTTCTTCTAAAACCTTACCTATTTTCCCGATTATTCCTTCTCGTCCTGAAACAGGCTTTTTCCTAACGGTTTTTAAGGCGATATAGGTGATACCTCCTAAAATCGAGGAAAAGATAAGGACCAAAGAGTATAAAAGAGGGGTTGAAACCTTTAAGGCCGGAGGGTTTTTACCAAAAAGCATAAGAGAACCTAAAAAAAGACAAATCACCCCGGCTAAGGTTAAAAGTCCATGCGAGGTTACCTGGAGTTCTAAGAAAAAAAGCACACCTGCTAACAAGATAAAAACAAGCCCTGCATAGTTTACAGGGATGATGCTTAGACCCACCAAGGCTAAGATAAGACAAACAGCCCCTAATACACCAGGAAAGATGCTTCCAGGATGGGAGAGCTCAAAATACAACCCTGCAAGCCCTAACATAAGCAAAAAATATACCAAGTTAGGGTTAGTAAGAATTTTAAGAATCTTGGTTTTGAGGTCTTCAGGTATTTTTTCTATTTGGGCGTTTTTAAGGTTTAGAATTCTTTTTTCTTCTCCTACCAGGACTTGCCTTCCGTGGGCTTTATTTAATAGGTCGTTTAAATCTTTAGCTATAAGTTCTATCACCCCTATTTGGAGAGCCTCGTTTTCAGTGATGCTTTTACTTTTTCTTACTGCCTCTTCTGCAAAGGTTTCGTTGCGGTTACGCATCTGGGCAAGATTTTTAGCCCAGGCTACCAGGTCATTGACTACTTTGTTCATCACCTCTTTATCTGCTTTTCCGGTAAGT is a genomic window containing:
- a CDS encoding nodulation protein NfeD, with translation MKKCFWLVSLILVCLWTSFLKGAETKKVYHVKIDAPITPVIANFISYSIDLANQQKAEAIIIELDTPGGLVESTRDIVKDILQSRVPVIVYVSPSGARAASAGTFILLASHLAAMAPGTHVGAAHPVELTGKADKEVMNKVVNDLVAWAKNLAQMRNRNETFAEEAVRKSKSITENEALQIGVIELIAKDLNDLLNKAHGRQVLVGEEKRILNLKNAQIEKIPEDLKTKILKILTNPNLVYFLLMLGLAGLYFELSHPGSIFPGVLGAVCLILALVGLSIIPVNYAGLVFILLAGVLFFLELQVTSHGLLTLAGVICLFLGSLMLFGKNPPALKVSTPLLYSLVLIFSSILGGITYIALKTVRKKPVSGREGIIGKIGKVLEEVGPQGGKVFVEGEIWQAYAEETIPKGEKVVILEKDGLRLKVKRKDQ
- a CDS encoding NAD-dependent malic enzyme; the protein is MKHSEQECIFYPFIIRLEMPNLLGRFGEVVGFINRLGGEIGSVKLIKVSKNKVVREIEVICVDERERKKIIKGLKGLKEVKLLKVVDKIFELHEEGKIEMVNKVEVKDQETLAKVYTPGVAKVCLYLKNHPEEVYKYTIKGHTVAVVTDGSAVLGLGNIGPLASLPVMEGKCMLFKEFAGLDAFPLAITTQEIDQFVEVVKHLSLVFGGINLEDISAPRCFEIERRLREELDIPVIHDDQHGTAIVVLAGLINVERLLKRSLKDMKIVISGAGASAIGTAKLLLKYGVKHLILCDTAGAIYQGRKEKMNPYKEELAALTNPEKLKGSLSEVLVGADVFIGLSAPNILKPEDLKIMAKDRVVFALSNPDPEIAPELALPLVRVLATGRSDYPNQINNALAFPGLFKGLLEAKAKKVDEEVFIEAAKAIAYIIKDDELKEDYIIPSIFDKRVVKAVAKAVVEKLTKSVKSLN
- a CDS encoding pyridoxine 5'-phosphate synthase, whose protein sequence is MPVSVLVLRRDLLSAELEKKLVASLNKALKELKLVKKEVSLTLVDNQTIWDLNRKYLGRDYPTNVLSFSFFGKQDLNHKLLGEIIISVEKAKEEAEFYGLNFENYLLSLAIHGLLHLLDYDHEKGVFSPWLMLRKEIQLFEKIGFSEGKEEVLNFLKRREYMPAKLAVNVDHVATVREARKAPYPDPVHAAVLAELGGADGIVVHLRLDRRHIKERDVRLIKEVIKTKLILEMAIDEGLIKFAKEIKPFQVTLVPERTEEITTEGGMVLEGRVDEVKKAVKDLNKAGIKVSLFLNPEEKTIKLAKKTGAQIIEIHTGMYAEAEDEVKKEEELAKIEVAARLAKDLGFVVHAGHGLSYENIGPVAAIPEIEEFSIGHSIVSKAIMVGMKEAVREMKEVILKARG
- a CDS encoding aminopeptidase, with amino-acid sequence MAKKKVSSKEKSELIKNLVWNPKHVFEVLKEEEKTQVESLSQKYLEFLSQAKTERETIEKALNLLEKEGFSEKGNKKGYVVYKNKLLFAWHQGKRGITEGLRIVVSHIDTPRLDLKLHPLFEDTDLAFLKTHYYGGIKKYHWVAQPLSLHGIVVKKDGSLIKVVLGEREDEPVFTICDLLPHLSRKVQSEKKLSEAILGEKLNVLFGGIPLEKLDEEKDLKERVKLNCLRILHQTYGIKEEDFVSAELYVVPAGRAREVGIDRAFIGGYGQDDRICAFTSLKAFLEVKNPEYINILLFMDREEIGSEGNTSAKSRVFEKFIYELIKKQGFSPTPDVFFEVMANTQAISADVTAGIDPNYIEVHDKLNDAKIGYGIAVNRYTGHGGKYMANEAHAEFLAQLLKNWDEDGVVYQVVSMGKVDEGGGGTVAKYFASYGMDVVDAGPPLLSMHSPFEVAHKADLFMCYRAYKSFFRH
- a CDS encoding tRNA (adenine-N1)-methyltransferase, encoding MKIAEGDYVLVLTSEEKKYLVEVKEGFFHTHKDFLDLKDLVGKTYGEIVYGKKGEKFYVLKPSLYDFLMKIERATQVVYPKDIGYILLKLNIGPGSVVLECGGGSGALTTALAFMVGQEGKVISYERELKFQQIAIKNLKRLGLLDRVVFKNVEVVEAFEEEEVDAVFLDLKEPWYLISAAWKALKGGHFLGILVPTANQVSQCLLEIQRLPFLDIEVSEILLRKYKPNPERLRPEDRMVAHTGYLIFAKKVVEK